Proteins encoded within one genomic window of Bacillus thuringiensis:
- the pflB gene encoding formate C-acetyltransferase, whose amino-acid sequence MTQVLENVKNAWENFKGEKWKAEIDVRDFILNNVNVFEGDESFLAGATEATKQLWDQVMDLTTKERENGGVLDMDTKIVSSITSHEPGYLNKDIEKVVGFQTEKPFKRSLQPYGGIRMAEQACESYGYEMDKELSRIFRDWRKTHNQGVFDAYTPEMRNARKSGVITGLPDAYGRGRIIGDYRRVALYGIDHLIEAKKADLDLTGGVMSEDTMRLREELSEQMRALQELKQMAASHGFDISKPATNAQEAFQWLYFAYLAAIKEQNGAAMSLGRTSTFLDIYIERDLANGTLTEEDVQEIVDHFIMKLRLVKFARTPDYNELFSGDPTWVTESIGGMALDGRPLVTKNSFRFLHTLDNLGPAPEPNLTVLWSKQLPQNFKNYCAKMSIKTSAIQYENDDIMRADYGDDYGIACCVSAMRIGKQMQFFGARANLAKALLYAINGGKDEKSKAQVGPEYAPITSEVLDYEEVMHKFDMTMEWLAGLYLNTLNVIHYMHDKYSYERIEMALHDTNVLRTMATGIAGLSVVADSLSAIKHAKVKPIRDENGIAVDFEIEGDFPKYGNNDDRVDEIAVNLVKTFMNKLRKHKTYRNSVHTMSILTITSNVVYGKKTGNTPDGRRTGEPFAPGANPMHGRDTKGALASLLSVAKLPYEDAQDGISNTFSIIPKALGKEDDVQVRNLVSMLDGYAVKEGHHLNINVFNRETLMDAMEHPEKYPQLTIRVSGYAVNFIKLTREQQIDVINRTMHESM is encoded by the coding sequence ATGACTCAAGTATTAGAAAATGTTAAAAACGCATGGGAAAACTTTAAAGGTGAAAAATGGAAAGCAGAGATTGATGTTCGCGATTTCATTTTAAATAATGTAAACGTTTTCGAAGGGGATGAATCTTTCTTAGCGGGAGCAACTGAAGCAACGAAACAACTTTGGGATCAAGTAATGGATTTAACAACGAAAGAACGTGAAAACGGTGGCGTTCTTGACATGGATACAAAAATCGTTTCTTCTATTACATCACACGAACCAGGATATTTAAATAAAGATATTGAAAAAGTAGTCGGTTTCCAAACTGAAAAACCATTTAAACGTTCTTTACAACCATATGGCGGTATTCGTATGGCGGAACAAGCTTGTGAATCTTATGGATACGAAATGGATAAAGAACTTAGTCGTATTTTTAGAGATTGGAGAAAAACTCATAACCAAGGTGTATTCGATGCATACACACCAGAAATGAGAAATGCACGTAAGTCAGGTGTTATTACTGGTCTTCCAGATGCATACGGACGTGGACGTATTATCGGTGACTATCGCCGCGTAGCGTTATATGGTATTGATCATTTAATCGAAGCAAAAAAAGCTGATTTAGATTTAACTGGCGGTGTAATGAGCGAGGATACAATGCGTTTACGCGAAGAGTTATCTGAGCAAATGCGTGCACTTCAAGAATTAAAACAGATGGCTGCTTCTCATGGCTTTGATATTTCTAAGCCAGCAACAAATGCACAAGAAGCATTCCAATGGTTATACTTTGCATACCTTGCAGCAATTAAAGAGCAAAACGGAGCTGCAATGAGTCTTGGACGTACTTCTACATTCTTAGATATTTATATTGAAAGAGATTTAGCAAATGGTACTTTAACAGAAGAAGACGTACAAGAAATTGTGGATCACTTCATTATGAAATTACGTCTTGTGAAATTTGCAAGAACACCTGATTATAATGAATTATTCTCTGGTGACCCAACTTGGGTAACTGAGTCTATCGGTGGTATGGCATTAGATGGTCGTCCATTAGTAACAAAGAACTCATTCCGTTTCTTGCATACATTAGATAATTTAGGACCAGCTCCAGAACCAAACTTAACAGTTCTTTGGTCTAAACAATTACCACAGAACTTTAAAAACTACTGTGCGAAAATGTCTATTAAAACATCAGCAATTCAATATGAAAATGATGACATTATGCGTGCTGACTACGGCGATGACTACGGAATTGCTTGTTGTGTATCTGCAATGAGAATTGGTAAACAAATGCAGTTCTTCGGCGCACGTGCAAACTTAGCAAAAGCATTATTATATGCGATTAACGGTGGTAAAGATGAGAAATCTAAAGCACAAGTTGGTCCTGAGTACGCACCGATTACTTCTGAAGTATTAGATTATGAAGAAGTTATGCATAAGTTTGATATGACAATGGAATGGTTAGCGGGTCTATATTTAAACACATTAAATGTTATTCACTACATGCACGATAAGTATAGCTATGAGCGTATTGAAATGGCACTTCATGATACAAATGTTCTTCGTACAATGGCAACAGGTATCGCGGGTCTATCTGTAGTAGCAGACTCTTTAAGTGCAATTAAACACGCAAAAGTAAAACCAATTCGTGATGAAAATGGAATTGCAGTTGACTTTGAAATCGAAGGAGATTTCCCTAAATACGGTAACAATGATGACCGTGTAGATGAAATCGCTGTAAATCTTGTGAAAACATTTATGAATAAACTTCGTAAACATAAAACATACAGAAATTCTGTTCATACAATGTCAATCTTAACAATCACATCTAACGTTGTATACGGTAAGAAAACTGGTAACACTCCAGATGGTCGCCGTACTGGAGAACCGTTTGCACCAGGTGCGAACCCTATGCATGGACGTGATACAAAAGGTGCATTAGCTTCATTATTATCTGTGGCTAAATTACCATATGAAGATGCACAAGATGGTATTTCTAATACATTCTCTATTATTCCAAAAGCACTTGGTAAAGAAGATGATGTACAAGTACGTAACTTAGTATCAATGCTTGATGGTTATGCAGTAAAAGAAGGCCATCACTTAAATATTAACGTATTTAACCGTGAAACATTAATGGATGCAATGGAACATCCTGAGAAATATCCACAATTAACAATTCGCGTATCTGGTTACGCTGTAAACTTTATTAAATTAACTCGTGAACAACAAATTGATGTAATTAACCGTACAATGCATGAAAGCATGTAA
- the pflA gene encoding pyruvate formate-lyase-activating protein has translation MVKGRIHSVESCGTVDGPGIRYVIFTQGCLLRCQYCHNADTWEIGKGKEITVEEVMQDVTCYLPFIEASGGGITVSGGEPLLQLDFLIELFKKCKEVGIHTTIDSSGGCYSEEPEFQNKLDILMDYTDLVLLDLKHIDSKKHRKLTGKPNEHILQFARYLSDKNKPIWVRHVLVPGITDNEEDLQKLSSFIQSLSNVQKVEVLPYHKLGVYKWEALGHKYPLANVEPPTEKNVEQARHILQAV, from the coding sequence ATGGTAAAAGGAAGAATTCATTCTGTAGAGTCTTGTGGTACTGTTGATGGCCCGGGAATTCGTTATGTCATATTTACACAAGGGTGTTTATTACGTTGTCAATATTGTCATAATGCTGATACGTGGGAGATCGGTAAAGGAAAAGAAATAACAGTCGAAGAAGTAATGCAGGATGTGACATGTTACCTTCCTTTTATTGAAGCTTCCGGAGGCGGTATAACAGTTAGTGGTGGGGAACCATTATTACAGCTAGATTTCTTAATTGAATTATTTAAGAAATGTAAAGAAGTTGGAATTCATACAACAATTGATTCTTCGGGTGGTTGTTATTCTGAAGAACCAGAATTCCAAAATAAGCTAGATATTTTAATGGATTACACAGATTTAGTTTTATTGGATTTGAAACATATTGATTCAAAGAAACATCGTAAATTAACAGGAAAACCAAATGAACATATTTTACAATTTGCTCGTTATTTATCGGATAAAAATAAACCGATTTGGGTACGACACGTATTAGTTCCTGGTATTACTGATAATGAAGAGGATCTACAAAAATTATCTAGCTTTATTCAAAGCCTGTCTAATGTTCAGAAAGTTGAAGTGCTACCATACCATAAGCTTGGTGTATATAAATGGGAGGCACTTGGGCATAAGTATCCACTCGCGAATGTAGAACCACCTACTGAAAAAAATGTAGAACAAGCAAGACATATTTTACAAGCAGTCTAA
- a CDS encoding diglucosyl diacylglycerol synthase has translation MIKNPKVLILTAHYGNGHVQVAKTLEQTFRQKGIKDVIVCDLFGESHPVITDITKYLYLKSYTIGKELYRLFYYGVEKIYDKKIASWYANFGRKRLKLLLQAEKPDIVINTFPIIAVPELKKQTGISIPVYNVLTDFCVHKIWIHREVDRYFVATDHVKKVMIDIGVPAEQIVETGIPIRSSFELKINPDIIYNKYQLCKNKKILLIVAGAHGVLGSVKELCQSFMSVPDLQVVVVCGKNEALKQDLLGLQEKNSDALKVFGYVENIDELFRVTSCMITKPGGITLSEAAALQVPVILYKPVPGQENENAMYFERKGAAVVIRDDSEVFAKTEALLQDDMKLLQMKEAMKSIYRPEPAGHIVDTILAENHVEPNHIPIKSPALAQLFT, from the coding sequence TTGATAAAAAACCCCAAGGTTTTAATATTAACTGCACATTACGGTAATGGTCATGTGCAAGTAGCGAAAACATTAGAACAAACATTTCGCCAAAAAGGAATTAAAGATGTAATTGTATGCGATCTGTTCGGAGAATCTCATCCAGTTATAACCGATATTACAAAATATTTATATTTAAAAAGTTATACAATAGGAAAAGAATTATACCGCTTGTTTTATTATGGCGTAGAAAAAATTTATGATAAAAAAATAGCATCTTGGTATGCGAATTTTGGAAGAAAACGTTTGAAATTACTTTTACAAGCAGAGAAACCGGATATTGTTATTAATACCTTTCCAATCATAGCTGTACCAGAGTTAAAAAAGCAAACAGGTATTTCAATTCCTGTTTATAACGTATTAACGGATTTTTGTGTGCACAAAATATGGATTCATCGGGAAGTAGATCGTTATTTTGTAGCAACTGATCACGTGAAAAAAGTTATGATTGATATTGGTGTGCCTGCGGAGCAAATTGTTGAAACTGGAATTCCGATTCGTAGTAGTTTTGAGCTAAAGATCAATCCAGACATTATATATAATAAATATCAGTTATGTAAGAATAAAAAGATTTTACTAATTGTAGCAGGTGCTCATGGGGTATTAGGAAGTGTAAAAGAACTATGCCAATCATTTATGTCAGTACCTGATTTACAAGTAGTTGTCGTTTGTGGGAAAAATGAAGCGTTAAAACAGGATTTATTAGGGTTACAGGAAAAAAATTCTGATGCATTAAAAGTATTTGGTTATGTTGAAAATATTGATGAACTATTCCGTGTTACTTCTTGTATGATTACAAAGCCAGGCGGTATTACGTTAAGTGAAGCGGCAGCATTGCAAGTACCTGTCATTTTATATAAGCCTGTTCCAGGACAAGAAAATGAAAATGCGATGTACTTTGAAAGAAAAGGAGCTGCAGTTGTCATTCGTGATGATAGTGAGGTTTTTGCAAAAACAGAGGCGTTATTACAAGATGATATGAAGCTTCTTCAAATGAAAGAAGCGATGAAAAGCATTTATCGTCCAGAGCCAGCTGGTCATATTGTGGATACAATTTTGGCAGAAAATCATGTAGAACCGAATCATATACCTATTAAATCACCTGCTCTTGCACAATTATTTACTTAA
- a CDS encoding YfhE family protein, protein MDKKKRDKAKNALSSTQEVLYQREFRKADRAAGYRSKSI, encoded by the coding sequence ATGGATAAAAAGAAACGTGACAAAGCAAAAAATGCATTATCTAGTACACAAGAAGTTCTCTACCAACGAGAATTTCGTAAAGCAGATCGCGCAGCGGGTTATCGCTCGAAAAGTATTTAA
- a CDS encoding GNAT family N-acetyltransferase — MLKKRDLHDSHVLYELMVDPAVFPFVRQKAYSYEEYLFLTKQTIEAEERGELISRTILDEWGNPIGTITLFDVQEKAGFLGTWLGKPYHGKGYNKLAKDSFFSELFYELDIETIFMRIRKINIRSIKAAEKLQYVNLANETRKAVYDEINANEEVYNLYEIPKDQYTLATMRDTTFQDSHHLKEA; from the coding sequence ATGTTGAAAAAACGCGACTTACACGACAGCCACGTTCTATACGAGTTAATGGTGGATCCAGCTGTCTTCCCTTTTGTACGTCAAAAGGCTTATTCTTATGAGGAATATTTATTTTTAACGAAACAAACGATTGAAGCTGAAGAGCGTGGGGAATTAATTTCACGCACAATTTTAGATGAATGGGGTAACCCTATCGGAACAATTACTTTATTTGATGTGCAAGAAAAAGCTGGATTCCTTGGAACATGGCTTGGCAAACCTTATCACGGAAAAGGCTACAATAAATTGGCAAAAGATTCATTTTTTAGCGAACTTTTCTACGAGTTAGATATTGAAACGATCTTTATGCGTATTCGCAAAATAAATATTCGTTCTATTAAAGCTGCAGAAAAATTACAATATGTAAATCTAGCAAACGAAACAAGAAAAGCCGTTTATGATGAAATTAACGCGAATGAAGAAGTATATAACTTATATGAGATTCCAAAAGATCAATATACACTTGCTACAATGCGAGATACAACGTTCCAAGATTCTCATCACTTAAAAGAAGCGTAA
- a CDS encoding amidohydrolase → MKILLKQAIVYPITSQKFQGDVLVIGEKIAEVKPSIQPTQDMTVIDARALHLLPGFIDVHTHLGLYDEGTGWAGNDANETSEVSTPHIRSLDGIHPFDIAFQDAIQNGITTVHVMPGSQNIIGGTTCVIKTAGTCIDHMIIQEPAGLKIAFGENPKKVHSNGTKESITRMGIMGLLRESFYEAQHYGHEADFRMLPILKALRREIPVRIHAHRADDISSALRFATEFNLDLRIEHCTEGHFIVEELSKHNLKVSVGPTLTRRSKIELKNKTWDTYHILSKNGVEVSITTDHPYTPIQYLNICAAVAVREGLDEKTALEGITIFPARNLRLEDRIGSIEAGKDADLVLWTHHPFHYLAKPVLTMIDGKIIYKKNKKN, encoded by the coding sequence ATGAAAATATTGCTCAAACAAGCCATTGTCTATCCTATTACATCCCAAAAATTTCAAGGGGATGTACTCGTTATAGGAGAAAAAATTGCTGAGGTCAAGCCTTCCATTCAACCTACTCAAGATATGACAGTTATAGACGCACGTGCTCTTCATCTCTTACCTGGATTTATTGATGTCCATACCCATCTTGGTCTCTATGATGAAGGTACTGGTTGGGCTGGCAATGATGCAAATGAAACATCTGAGGTTTCAACACCACATATCCGTTCTTTGGACGGAATTCACCCTTTTGATATTGCATTTCAAGATGCGATACAAAATGGAATCACAACTGTTCACGTTATGCCAGGAAGTCAAAACATTATTGGTGGTACTACTTGTGTAATAAAAACAGCTGGAACTTGTATTGATCATATGATTATTCAAGAACCTGCTGGCTTAAAGATTGCCTTTGGAGAAAATCCTAAAAAGGTCCATAGTAATGGAACAAAAGAGTCCATTACGCGTATGGGAATTATGGGATTACTTCGGGAATCATTCTATGAAGCACAGCACTACGGGCATGAAGCTGATTTTCGAATGCTTCCTATCTTAAAAGCATTACGCCGTGAAATACCCGTACGTATCCACGCTCACCGAGCAGATGATATTAGTTCTGCTCTACGCTTTGCAACAGAGTTCAATCTTGATTTACGTATTGAACATTGTACAGAAGGACACTTTATTGTTGAAGAACTTTCGAAACACAATTTGAAGGTTTCAGTTGGCCCCACGCTTACACGCCGTTCTAAAATCGAACTAAAAAACAAAACATGGGATACTTACCATATATTATCAAAAAATGGAGTGGAAGTTTCCATCACAACAGATCACCCCTATACACCCATTCAATATTTAAATATTTGTGCTGCTGTCGCAGTAAGGGAAGGATTAGACGAAAAAACGGCACTAGAAGGAATCACTATATTTCCAGCGCGAAATTTACGTTTAGAGGATAGAATTGGAAGCATTGAGGCTGGAAAAGACGCTGATCTTGTGCTCTGGACCCATCATCCTTTCCATTATTTAGCCAAGCCTGTACTAACCATGATTGATGGAAAAATAATTTACAAAAAAAATAAAAAAAACTAG
- a CDS encoding TIGR01777 family oxidoreductase has protein sequence MKIAISGGTGFIGKYLSTFFIQKGYTVYILSRNKTTETSHPNLQYVQWTPDLQIFPISSIDVVINLAGESINSRWTKKRQESILNSRIQTTKGLIKQLQKLNTKPNTFINASAIGYYGTSETESFTEQHEIPGNDFLANTVYSWEQEASKARSLGIRTIYARFGVVLGPDGGALPKMLLPYQFYIGGTVGSGNQWLSWIHIDDVVRMIDFIIHNEEIDGPLNITAPQPIRMKEFGEIIATIIKKPHWLPVPSFMLHTLLGEMSILVLEGQHVLPSKAIEHGYQYRFPSIDHALQNILSHTM, from the coding sequence GTGAAAATCGCAATTTCTGGTGGTACCGGCTTTATCGGTAAATACCTTTCTACTTTTTTTATTCAAAAAGGATATACTGTTTACATTCTCTCGCGAAACAAAACTACTGAAACTTCACATCCTAACCTTCAATACGTACAATGGACACCAGATTTACAAATCTTCCCCATCTCCTCTATTGATGTAGTTATTAATCTAGCTGGAGAGTCTATTAATAGTAGATGGACAAAGAAACGACAGGAATCCATTTTAAACAGTAGAATCCAAACAACAAAAGGACTCATTAAACAATTACAAAAACTAAATACAAAACCAAACACATTTATTAACGCAAGTGCTATTGGATACTATGGAACGTCTGAAACCGAGTCTTTTACAGAACAGCATGAGATTCCTGGAAATGACTTTTTAGCAAATACAGTATATTCATGGGAACAAGAAGCATCTAAAGCACGTTCTCTCGGAATACGAACAATCTACGCAAGATTCGGAGTCGTATTAGGTCCAGACGGAGGAGCCCTTCCAAAGATGCTACTTCCCTATCAATTCTATATCGGAGGTACAGTCGGGTCTGGAAACCAATGGTTATCATGGATTCATATAGACGATGTCGTTCGCATGATCGATTTCATCATACACAACGAAGAAATTGATGGACCTCTTAACATTACAGCTCCCCAACCTATAAGAATGAAGGAATTTGGAGAAATCATTGCAACTATCATAAAAAAACCTCATTGGTTACCTGTCCCTTCATTTATGCTTCACACTTTATTGGGTGAAATGAGCATACTTGTACTAGAAGGTCAACATGTATTACCTAGTAAAGCAATTGAGCATGGGTATCAATACAGATTTCCGTCAATAGACCATGCATTACAAAATATACTTTCGCATACAATGTAG
- the recX gene encoding recombination regulator RecX: MAVITKIEVQKRSKERFNIYIDKGQGEEYGFSVNQVILIKHGLQKGLEIDEIALGNILYNEEVQKAYLQAISYLSYQMRTKQEIEDFLRKKEVGQAIISEVVSKLLHDRYINDKEYAVLYTRTQSNVNRKGPTVIKRELLNKGVQDLIITHSLQEYPKEKQIENALFLIEKKKRSYQKHSFLQMKLKLDEMLVRKGYSRDVIQICLEELKDEKDDEQQQEALHYHGNKYYEKYKKYDGWTFENKMKQALYRKGFSIDEIEMFLQMKREEG, from the coding sequence ATGGCTGTCATTACAAAAATAGAAGTGCAAAAACGATCGAAAGAACGGTTTAATATTTATATCGATAAAGGTCAAGGTGAAGAGTACGGGTTTAGTGTGAATCAAGTAATCTTAATAAAACACGGATTACAAAAGGGTTTAGAAATTGATGAAATAGCGTTAGGAAATATTTTGTACAATGAAGAGGTACAAAAAGCATATTTACAAGCAATCTCTTATTTATCCTATCAAATGAGAACGAAACAAGAAATAGAAGATTTTTTACGAAAAAAAGAAGTGGGACAGGCCATCATCTCTGAAGTCGTTTCGAAATTATTACATGACCGATATATTAATGATAAAGAGTACGCTGTTTTATATACGAGAACACAAAGTAATGTGAATCGAAAAGGTCCCACTGTTATTAAAAGAGAGTTGTTAAATAAAGGTGTTCAGGATCTAATTATTACGCATAGTTTACAAGAATATCCGAAGGAAAAGCAAATTGAAAATGCTTTATTTCTTATAGAAAAGAAGAAAAGATCTTATCAAAAACATTCCTTTTTACAAATGAAGCTAAAGTTAGACGAAATGCTTGTTCGTAAAGGGTATTCTAGAGATGTGATTCAAATTTGTTTGGAAGAATTGAAAGACGAAAAAGATGACGAACAGCAACAAGAAGCGTTACACTATCATGGGAATAAATATTATGAGAAATATAAGAAGTATGATGGATGGACATTTGAAAATAAGATGAAACAAGCGTTATATCGCAAAGGGTTCTCTATTGATGAGATAGAGATGTTTTTGCAGATGAAACGCGAAGAGGGATGA
- a CDS encoding YfhH family protein, with the protein MNMPKRYSEMTPHELREEIGVLKEQAIKAEQLGIVNEFDVLMRKMAMARAYMTDINKFHIGEIYELVEEPGILFEITYFNGVFAWGHKQNDNEEIGIPISLLQEK; encoded by the coding sequence ATGAATATGCCAAAGCGCTACAGTGAAATGACACCACATGAGCTAAGGGAAGAAATTGGGGTATTGAAAGAGCAAGCGATAAAAGCGGAGCAACTTGGAATCGTAAATGAGTTCGATGTATTAATGAGAAAGATGGCAATGGCTCGCGCTTATATGACTGACATAAACAAATTCCATATTGGTGAGATATATGAATTGGTAGAAGAACCTGGTATATTATTTGAAATTACTTATTTCAATGGGGTATTTGCTTGGGGACATAAGCAAAATGATAATGAAGAAATTGGAATACCGATTTCCTTATTGCAAGAAAAATAA
- a CDS encoding YpzG family protein, with the protein MSYRDRLDSRSELFNHTWTRPKHAKAQVNGQTQQTQSLIILANECKKRQF; encoded by the coding sequence ATGAGCTACCGTGATCGCTTAGATAGTCGTTCTGAATTATTTAACCATACGTGGACTCGTCCGAAACATGCAAAAGCGCAAGTTAACGGACAGACGCAACAAACCCAGTCTCTCATTATATTGGCGAATGAATGTAAAAAACGCCAATTTTAG
- a CDS encoding small, acid-soluble spore protein K produces the protein MGKQAEFWSESKNNSKIDGQPKAKSRFASKRPNGTINTHPQERMRAANQQEE, from the coding sequence ATGGGTAAACAAGCCGAATTTTGGTCTGAGTCAAAAAACAACAGCAAAATCGACGGTCAACCGAAAGCGAAATCACGCTTCGCTTCGAAACGACCTAACGGCACAATTAACACGCACCCACAAGAACGTATGCGTGCTGCAAATCAGCAGGAAGAGTAG
- a CDS encoding YfhJ family protein — MNDIYEALTKELLDKNDKLSYAQARAWVELLWEDFQTTYAKSGRYQGDEMTEQVVRTWINNHGARLHEMRTNNPKYSHLINQEDHLKH, encoded by the coding sequence ATGAATGATATTTATGAAGCATTAACGAAAGAACTATTAGACAAAAATGACAAGCTTTCTTACGCACAAGCTCGTGCGTGGGTTGAATTACTGTGGGAAGATTTTCAAACAACTTATGCGAAATCGGGTCGTTACCAAGGTGATGAAATGACTGAACAAGTTGTAAGAACATGGATTAATAATCATGGAGCGCGTCTTCATGAAATGCGTACAAATAATCCGAAATATAGCCATTTAATCAATCAAGAAGATCATTTGAAACATTAA
- a CDS encoding metal-dependent hydrolase, protein MDTATHLVMGVTLGSLATLDPAIAQSDIGPQAVMLATIAGSNIPDIDTVLKLRNNAKYIRNHRGITHSIPAVILWSFLISGISFAFFSDAPYLHLLLWSFIAVFLHVFVDIFNAYGTQALRPFTKKWVALGIINTFDTVIFFIHLLAIACMLVGSHKGYTALAAYILMVVYYIGRIMMHRNIRSVVYKRFNNVEKIIISPSYRFYHYHLAIVTTDYYYVARWHRGNIMVYDKFDRVPFPDNAIMRAAKQDENISAFLSFSPVYRWDIFDYDHYYEVRFIDLRYRSKDYYPFVAIVQLDHNLNIISSYTGWIFSEEKLRKKLELLPH, encoded by the coding sequence ATGGACACAGCCACTCACCTTGTTATGGGCGTTACTCTAGGCAGTTTGGCAACGTTAGATCCAGCCATAGCACAAAGTGATATTGGGCCACAAGCGGTTATGCTTGCTACAATTGCTGGTTCCAATATTCCTGACATCGATACAGTTTTAAAATTGCGTAATAACGCTAAATATATAAGAAATCATCGTGGGATTACTCATTCCATTCCTGCAGTGATTCTTTGGTCATTCCTTATAAGTGGCATCTCTTTCGCCTTCTTTTCAGACGCTCCATATTTGCATCTACTACTTTGGTCATTTATTGCAGTCTTTCTTCATGTCTTTGTAGATATTTTCAATGCCTACGGTACACAGGCATTACGGCCCTTCACAAAAAAATGGGTAGCGCTCGGCATCATTAATACATTTGATACCGTCATTTTCTTTATCCACCTACTCGCGATTGCTTGTATGCTCGTAGGTTCCCATAAAGGATATACTGCCTTAGCAGCGTATATATTGATGGTTGTTTACTATATCGGGCGGATTATGATGCATAGAAACATACGTAGCGTCGTATATAAACGTTTCAATAACGTTGAGAAGATAATCATTTCTCCTTCTTATCGATTTTATCATTATCATTTAGCAATCGTTACGACTGATTATTACTACGTTGCTAGATGGCATCGTGGTAACATCATGGTATATGATAAGTTCGACCGGGTACCGTTCCCAGATAATGCTATTATGCGTGCAGCTAAACAAGATGAAAACATCTCAGCATTTCTATCTTTCTCCCCAGTTTATCGCTGGGACATTTTCGATTATGATCATTATTACGAAGTTCGATTCATTGATTTGCGATATCGCAGCAAAGATTATTATCCATTCGTTGCAATTGTCCAACTCGACCACAATTTAAATATTATTAGTTCCTATACAGGCTGGATTTTTAGTGAAGAAAAACTTCGAAAAAAGCTGGAATTACTTCCACATTAA